From Deltaproteobacteria bacterium:
ATTTGTTGCAGCTGCTCTGCTTGGTCGCAATGGAGCCGCCTGCTTCTCTTGATCCGGATGCTGTGAGAGATGAGAAACTCAAAGTATTGAGGGCACTCGAACCATTAACGGGAGACAACTCTAAGAATTTCACGGTCCGTGGGCAGTACCGGGCGGGTGCTATCGATGGTTTGCCAGTTCCCGGTTACTTGGAAGAGGACGATAGCCGCGATGAGAGTATCCGAGAAACGTTTGTAGCAATTCGCACAGAGATCAATAATTGGCGTTGGTCGGGCGTGCCTTTCTATTTACGCACCGGTAAGCGTCTTCCAAGGCGCGTATCCGAAATAGTGATTCAGTTTAAGGAGGTCCCGCATTGGCTCTTTCGCGCGGACGTCGGTACTCGCCGCGGGAACCAGCTCATCATACGCCTACAGCCCGATGAGGGCGTTCAGTTGTCTATCCAAAACAAGGTTCCCGGCGCGGGACCCTTCAAGCTAAAGCAAGCGCCTTTGAATTTGTCTTTCGCGGATGCTTTTGAAGGCCGCCAACCCTATGCATACGAACGGTTACTTCTGGATGTCATTAAAGGAAAGTCCACACTCTTTATGAGACGCGACGAAGTAGACATGGCTTGGACATGGATTGATGGATTGCTCAATGCATGGGCGGATGACCCCAGTAAACCCAAGGCATACACTTCAGGTTCTTGGGGGCCGTCGGCCGCTGTGGCGCTTATCGAGCGCGACGGACGAACTTGGAACGAGGAAAGTGGAGATTGATGATGAGCCGGGAAATAGAAGATATCCGAAGAGACTTTGAGTCTCGAGAGATTATGGCTGAAAATTTGGCTGATGCTGTGGCCACTCGTTTAAGGGAAGGCATTAAAGCGAGAGGCCAAGTATACCTTAGCGTTGGTGGTGGCCGCTTTCCTAAGCCCTTTTTTCAGCGTTTATCCCTTCGGGCTATCGAGTGGTCGAAGGTTGTCGTGGTTCTTGGTGATGAGCGGTGGGTGACCCCTGATGATGCCGCGAGTAACGAAAAATTGGTCAGAGATAACCTGCTTTGTGCAGGAGCGTCTGTTGCGGGATTTATTGGTCTCAAAACGAGTCACGACGACCCGGAGAAAGGCTTGCCTGAAATAGAGAAGCGGCTCGCCGTTTTGCCTGATCTTCTAGATGTTACGATTTTAGGAATGGGTGAAGACGGGCACACTGCATCTTTGTTTCCGTCGGCTTTTCCTCACGAGTTAAGCCAGGCTCTGAGCCCGGTAGGAGGCGAGCAGGCAGCGCTCATGAATCCGAGTGTTTCGGATG
This genomic window contains:
- the zwf gene encoding glucose-6-phosphate dehydrogenase; translated protein: MLVDSEISQDFDMVIFGGTGDLALKKLLPALFYCELDKRLGDGRILCVSRTQLTRDDYVAQIKPALKESLGEHYDSAAWQRFEDRLEYVLVDVTIAETFASLKALLAGSGTAQRPRIYYFAMAPGLFGVLANNLSEAGLVCDQCRVVLEKPLGHDLASSRAINDQIADVFEERQVFRIDHYLGKETVQNLLALRFANSLFEPLWSASHIDHVQITVAEKIGVEGRWSYYDESGALRDMVQNHLLQLLCLVAMEPPASLDPDAVRDEKLKVLRALEPLTGDNSKNFTVRGQYRAGAIDGLPVPGYLEEDDSRDESIRETFVAIRTEINNWRWSGVPFYLRTGKRLPRRVSEIVIQFKEVPHWLFRADVGTRRGNQLIIRLQPDEGVQLSIQNKVPGAGPFKLKQAPLNLSFADAFEGRQPYAYERLLLDVIKGKSTLFMRRDEVDMAWTWIDGLLNAWADDPSKPKAYTSGSWGPSAAVALIERDGRTWNEESGD
- the pgl gene encoding 6-phosphogluconolactonase, translating into MSREIEDIRRDFESREIMAENLADAVATRLREGIKARGQVYLSVGGGRFPKPFFQRLSLRAIEWSKVVVVLGDERWVTPDDAASNEKLVRDNLLCAGASVAGFIGLKTSHDDPEKGLPEIEKRLAVLPDLLDVTILGMGEDGHTASLFPSAFPHELSQALSPVGGEQAALMNPSVSDVPRISLTLPRIKASRWIVVAAPGEAKLHTFEQAMRGNDIQAMPVRAILKDENVPVEFWWAP